A portion of the Hoylesella buccalis ATCC 35310 genome contains these proteins:
- the map gene encoding type I methionyl aminopeptidase — translation MNFKKKKRWHALSGQPLTDLDKQVMYWENKGKLVPTRELIKTPEQIEGIRKSGVVNTGVLDEVAKQIHEGMDTQEIDDICMKYCEEHHAIPACLNYEGFPKSVCTSINEVVCHGIPKKEDVLKNGDIINVDMTTIVDGYYADASRMFIIGKTTPEKEQLVRVAKECLEIGAEAAKPYSFVGDIGHAIQKHAEKYHYGVVRDLCGHGVGIKFHEEPDVMHFGHKGTGMLLVPGMVFTIEPMINMGTWKVFIDAEDPYGWEIVTGDELPSAQWEHTFVMTEHGVEILTH, via the coding sequence ATGAATTTTAAGAAGAAGAAAAGATGGCATGCCTTGTCAGGGCAGCCCTTAACTGATCTTGACAAACAGGTGATGTACTGGGAAAATAAGGGTAAACTGGTTCCCACTCGCGAATTAATCAAAACTCCGGAGCAAATAGAAGGTATCAGAAAGTCAGGCGTGGTGAACACGGGTGTGCTGGACGAAGTGGCCAAACAGATTCACGAGGGGATGGATACGCAGGAAATTGATGATATCTGCATGAAATATTGCGAAGAACACCATGCCATTCCGGCTTGTCTCAACTATGAAGGCTTCCCTAAAAGTGTTTGTACCAGTATCAATGAAGTGGTGTGTCATGGCATCCCTAAGAAAGAAGATGTACTGAAAAACGGTGATATTATCAATGTGGACATGACGACCATTGTGGACGGCTATTACGCAGATGCCTCGCGCATGTTTATCATCGGTAAGACAACTCCGGAGAAAGAGCAGCTGGTACGCGTTGCGAAAGAATGCCTGGAGATTGGTGCGGAAGCAGCGAAACCATATAGCTTTGTGGGCGATATAGGCCACGCTATTCAGAAACATGCCGAAAAATACCATTATGGAGTTGTAAGAGACTTATGCGGACACGGCGTTGGAATAAAATTTCACGAAGAACCTGATGTCATGCACTTCGGTCACAAAGGCACCGGCATGTTGCTGGTACCGGGTATGGTGTTTACCATAGAACCGATGATTAACATGGGCACCTGGAAAGTTTTCATCGATGCAGAAGATCCATACGGCTGGGAAATCGTCACTGGTGACGAACTGCCCAGTGCACAGTGGGAGCATACTTTTGTGATGACCGAACACGGCGTTGAGATTTTGACACACTAA